From the Leptospira sp. WS60.C2 genome, one window contains:
- a CDS encoding methyltransferase codes for MTDQNWDSHLPLPYQSLSHYQWTPIQIVELTWEYLQKQTIRSVVDLGSGVGKFCLHLATLSKGRFPIVGIEDRSDLFTVSETLREKWNLSSVSFLNQSFLEDFPLGHSHYYAFNPLYETMKASFSIDMQKEKSALLFLQSVQILKNHLFRCKVGTKLITYHGFGGSVLPGYQLVLKKELEMGEWAVWERVV; via the coding sequence ATGACAGACCAAAATTGGGATTCCCACCTTCCACTTCCTTACCAAAGTCTTTCTCATTACCAATGGACTCCGATCCAAATTGTCGAATTGACTTGGGAATACTTACAAAAGCAAACGATACGTTCGGTAGTCGATTTAGGTTCCGGAGTAGGGAAGTTTTGTCTCCATTTAGCGACACTTTCGAAAGGACGTTTCCCGATCGTTGGGATTGAAGATCGGAGTGACTTATTTACGGTTTCGGAAACGCTAAGGGAAAAATGGAATCTATCATCCGTCAGTTTTTTAAACCAAAGTTTTCTGGAAGATTTCCCTTTGGGACATTCTCATTATTATGCATTTAATCCTTTATACGAAACGATGAAAGCATCTTTTTCTATCGATATGCAAAAAGAAAAGTCGGCCTTATTGTTCCTGCAAAGTGTTCAAATTTTAAAGAACCATTTGTTTCGTTGTAAAGTGGGCACTAAACTCATCACCTATCACGGATTTGGAGGAAGTGTTCTTCCGGGGTATCAGCTTGTTTTGAAAAAAGAATTGGAAATGGGAGAGTGGGCGGTTTGGGAAAGAGTGGTTTGA
- a CDS encoding NAD(P)-binding protein produces MSKQTLAPIVIGSGITGASIAMMKPNVKLYDKARNPGGRVSTKTTKDNQIRFDFGATMFRDKMEIHWFGKVSEYNLFEIWNTNGISIATKPIYDLNHHYPIDGMDTLVSGMLKNHTPIQSMTLKSISQRENNDWSLSFFSNTKNQTESIYTSQLVLTLPIPQIIDLFQNSEPNPQFEKWIRFLEPYNDYRKTLVSLFSWNDWKPDLNAFGLEGNSDIPISTRLQRGDDWEYESWEHIKYPSPSNKGANLLVQFSALFSEMHFDSWMDVEKKPTPFYEEMLKNVVQEKWLAPPPDQIWNHRWKFAQAQMPLLGREGALKLDSEEFQEWISLCKETGIMILGDWLFGAKIERVIGGVHFLIHNQIL; encoded by the coding sequence ATGTCAAAACAAACCCTCGCTCCTATTGTCATTGGATCTGGAATCACAGGTGCCTCCATTGCGATGATGAAACCAAACGTGAAGTTGTATGACAAAGCGAGAAACCCAGGAGGAAGGGTTTCGACAAAAACAACCAAAGACAACCAAATTCGCTTTGACTTTGGAGCCACTATGTTTCGAGACAAAATGGAGATACATTGGTTCGGAAAAGTCAGTGAATATAATCTATTCGAAATTTGGAACACGAATGGAATCTCCATCGCTACGAAACCAATTTATGATCTAAATCATCATTATCCAATCGATGGTATGGATACACTTGTCTCTGGAATGTTAAAGAATCATACTCCAATCCAAAGTATGACCTTAAAATCAATCTCTCAAAGAGAAAACAATGATTGGTCTTTATCATTTTTCTCCAACACAAAAAATCAAACGGAATCCATCTATACTTCCCAACTCGTTCTGACACTTCCAATTCCACAAATCATTGATCTATTTCAAAATTCAGAACCGAATCCCCAGTTTGAAAAATGGATTCGTTTTTTAGAACCTTATAATGATTATAGAAAAACACTCGTTAGTTTGTTTTCTTGGAATGATTGGAAACCCGATTTAAATGCATTTGGTTTGGAAGGCAATTCGGACATTCCCATATCGACTCGCTTACAACGTGGTGATGACTGGGAATATGAAAGTTGGGAACATATCAAATATCCAAGTCCATCAAACAAAGGAGCTAATTTACTCGTTCAATTTTCAGCCTTATTTTCAGAGATGCATTTTGATTCTTGGATGGATGTGGAGAAAAAACCGACTCCTTTTTATGAGGAAATGCTAAAAAATGTTGTGCAAGAAAAGTGGTTAGCGCCTCCACCAGATCAAATTTGGAACCATCGTTGGAAATTTGCACAAGCACAAATGCCCCTCCTTGGACGAGAAGGAGCACTCAAACTCGATTCAGAAGAATTCCAAGAATGGATATCTCTCTGCAAAGAAACTGGAATCATGATACTAGGAGATTGGCTCTTTGGAGCCAAAATTGAGCGAGTGATCGGTGGAGTTCATTTTCTCATCCACAATCAAATTTTATGA
- a CDS encoding DUF1499 domain-containing protein gives MSVLSPFSGVDNGELRGCPPSPNCVSSQSMKYNFVHKVDPIVYSSSREEAYKRISKYFHESENIFISEEKEGEYIRIIFFTKVFRFPDRVEVYFPSDKKEAQVRSQSILGLWDIFANRRRVNTFREILGKEES, from the coding sequence ATGAGTGTTCTCAGCCCCTTTTCGGGAGTGGACAATGGGGAACTTCGAGGTTGTCCACCATCACCTAACTGTGTTTCATCGCAAAGTATGAAATACAATTTTGTTCACAAAGTGGATCCCATTGTGTATTCCTCTTCTAGAGAAGAAGCATACAAACGAATTTCTAAATACTTTCATGAGTCTGAAAATATTTTTATCAGTGAAGAGAAGGAAGGGGAATACATTCGGATCATCTTTTTTACAAAAGTGTTTCGCTTTCCTGATCGAGTGGAAGTCTATTTTCCGAGTGACAAAAAGGAAGCACAAGTTCGCTCTCAATCCATTCTTGGACTCTGGGATATCTTTGCGAATCGACGGCGAGTGAATACGTTTCGAGAAATCTTAGGAAAAGAAGAATCATAA